One Oryza brachyantha chromosome 3, ObraRS2, whole genome shotgun sequence DNA segment encodes these proteins:
- the LOC102715286 gene encoding copper transporter 4-like yields MAMPMPMPMPPPGPGGDTPPAAPPMMPMRMGGGMSFTWGHRAVVLFSGWPGDRAGVGMYVLCLLVVLALAALVEALSATASRRRRQQQPALLAAGAHAAKMALAYLVMLAVMSFNVGVLLAAVAGHAAGFLLARSGLLGSRAAAPDTDGAAAAATSNGSSLHPSSSEPKP; encoded by the coding sequence ATGGCCATGCCGATGCCGatgccgatgccgccgccggggccgggcggcgacacgccaccggcggcgccgccgatgATGCCGAtgcggatgggcggcggcATGTCCTTCACCTGGGGACACCGCGCGGTGGTGCTCTTCTCGGGGTGGCCGGGCGaccgcgccggcgtcgggATGTACGTCCTCTGCCTCCTCGTCGtgctcgcgctcgccgcgctcgtcgagGCCCTCTCCGCCACGGCgtcccgccggcggcggcagcagcagccggcgcTGCTCGCCGCGGGTGCCCACGCGGCCAAGATGGCGCTGGCGTACCTGGTGATGCTCGCCGTCATGTCCTTCAACGTCGGCGTGCTCCTGGCGGCCGTCGCTGGCCACGCCGCCGGCTTCCTCCTCGCCCGGAGCGGCCTGCTCGGttctcgcgccgccgcgcccgacaccgatggcgccgccgccgccgccacgtcgaATGGTTCTTCTCTCCATCCATCGTCGTCAGAGCCGAAACCTTGA
- the LOC102701427 gene encoding H/ACA ribonucleoprotein complex subunit 4, which yields MSTPPPAAAASPATVGKTKSKKKSKKHQDEPPSSLAVAAPSPAEAEAEAAAKSDGYLIKPQSLVPPLDTSAWPLLLKNYDRLNVRTGHYTPLPAGHSPLKRPIAEYLRYGVINLDKPSNPSSHEVVAWIKRLLRVEKTGHSGTLDPKVTGNLIVCVDRATRLVKSQQGAGKEYVCVARFHAAVPDTARVARALEALTGAVFQRPPLISAVKRQLRVRTIYESKLLEHDAERHLAVFWISCEAGTYVRTLCVHLGLLLGVGAHMQELRRVRSGILGESDNMVTMHDVMDARWAMDNFNDESYLRRIVMPLEVLLTSYKRLVVKDSAVNAICYGAKLMIPGLLRFENDVEVGEEVVLMTTKGEAIAIGIAEMTTAVMATCDHGAVAKIKRVVMDRDTYPRKWGLGPVALKKKKMVAEGLLDKHGKPNEKTPSEWIRNVVLPSGGDAMIASIAATPEPEKPKVEEEADVAVETKEKKKKKHKDEAGDNADEGRKRKLGDDHLSASVSAKKIKVEEDADAVEGDKSEKKKKKKKDKAESASADGEEVKVKVELSDGEKGGSEKKKKKKTNKEGEAGDDEAEKSEKKKEKKKKNRDAEETQ from the coding sequence atgtccacgccgccgcccgccgccgccgcctccccggccacCGTAGGCAAGACcaagtcgaagaagaagagcaagaAGCATCAGGATGAACCCCCCTCCTCAttggccgtcgccgcgccgtcgccggccgaggccgaagcggaggcggcggccaagTCCGACGGCTACCTGATCAAGCCGCAGTCGCTGGTGCCGCCGCTGGACACCTCGGCGTGGCCGCTCCTGCTCAAGAACTACGACCGCCTCAACGTCCGCACCGGCCACTACACCCCGCTCCCCGCCGGCCACTCCCCGCTCAAGAGGCCCATCGCCGAGTACCTCCGCTACGGCGTCATCAACCTCGACAAGCCCTCCAACCCCTCCTCCCACGAGGTCGTCGCCTGGATCAagcgcctcctccgcgtcgagAAGACCGGCCACAGCGGCACGCTCGACCCCAAGGTCACCGGCAACCTCATCGTCTGCGTCGACCGCGCCACCCGCCTCGTCAAGTCCCAGCAGGGCGCCGGCAAGGAGTACGTCTGCGTCGCGCGCTTccacgccgccgtgcccgacACTGCccgcgtcgcgcgcgcgctcgaggcgctcaccggcgccgTCTTCCAGCGCCCGCCGCTCATCTCCGCCGTCAAGCGCCAGCTCCGGGTGCGCACCATCTACGAGAGCAAGCTTCTCGAGCATGACGCCGAGCGCCACCTCGCCGTGTTCTGGATCTCCTGCGAGGCGGGCACGTACGTCCGGACGCTCTGCGTGCACCTCGGCCTCCTGCTTGGGGTCGGCGCGCATATGCAGGAGCTCCGCCGTGTCCGGTCGGGGATCCTCGGCGAGAGCGACAACATGGTGACTATGCACGATGTCATGGACGCGAGGTGGGCAATGGACAACTTCAACGACGAGTCCTACCTGAGGCGTATCGTCATGCCGCTGGAGGTCCTGCTCACTAGCTACAAGAGGCTTGTTGTGAAGGATTCAGCTGTGAATGCTATTTGCTATGGCGCGAAGCTCATGATCCCCGGGCTGCTCCGATTTGAGAATGACGTTGAAGTaggggaggaggtggttcTCATGACAACCAAGGGGGAAGCGATTGCGATTGGCATTGCTGAGATGACCACGGCTGTTATGGCTACTTGTGACCATGGTGCGGTTGCCAAGATCAAAAGGGTGGTGATGGACAGGGACACATACCCGAGGAAGTGGGGGCTTGGGCCGGTGGCActcaagaagaaaaagatggttGCTGAAGGCCTTCTTGACAAACATGGGAAGCCAAATGAGAAGACACCAAGTGAGTGGATTCGGAATGTTGTGCTTCCATCTGGTGGTGATGCTATGATTGCCAGCATTGCTGCAACACCTGAGCCAGAGAAGCCAAAGGTCGAAGAGGAGGCAGATGTGGCTGTAGAGaccaaggagaagaaaaagaagaaacataAGGATGAGGCAGGTGACAATGCTGatgaggggaggaagaggaagctgGGAGATGATCATCTCTCTGCTTCTGTGAGTGCAAAGAAGATTAAGGTTGAGGAAGATGCTGATGCAGTGGAAGGAGATAAGAgtgagaagaagaagaagaaaaagaaggacAAGGCTGAATCTGCATCTGCCGATGGAGAGGAAGTGAAGGTGAAGGTTGAATTGTCTGATGGGGAGAAGGGTGGCAgtgagaagaagaaaaagaagaagacgaaCAAGGAAGGAGAAGCTGGGGATGACGAAGCTGAGAAAAgcgagaagaaaaaggagaagaaaaagaagaatcgGGATGCAGAGGAGACACAATAG
- the LOC121053915 gene encoding probable transcription factor At5g28040 yields the protein MLPVVDDPSAAAAAAVGAAASSSFPDADVYGNGDSDDIDFPSDPNHTTTQAFSSATAAAGVGGGGAGAGGAGAGERRPLFQRLWTEEDEIVILRAFAEFTAQRGTAFASHQYDTDPFYEEMRRRLQLDFSKSQLVEKLRRLKRKYRNCVDRLRATGQSFSFRSPHEQAIFEIARGIWRPSSDKHGRDPSAADSDDDAVPDAAAVAVPAPANGEVKSPSSSRAQRRGRRRRTADVNAADASEAPQPYPQVPAPAPGPGPVKAEDALPLPHFFPQGGAGAVTPTAAAHAHGVDPAAAANAEGGILAPLFKEMVRAMLTAGMAPPLGVPEPPALGIPMEGEKWRQQRILELEVYLRRIDLLQDQVRSALEELKSTPATQ from the coding sequence ATGCTCCCCGTCGTCGAcgacccctccgccgccgccgccgcggccgtcggggcagccgcctcctcctccttccccgacGCCGACGTGTATGGCAACGGGGATTCCGACGACATCGATTTCCCCTCCGACCCGAACCACACCACCACCCAGGCCTTCTCCtcggccaccgcggcggccggcgtgggagggggcggcgccggcgcgggtggggccggggccggggaGCGGCGGCCCCTGTTCCAGCGGCTGTGgacggaggaggacgagaTCGTGATCCTGCGCGCGTTCGCGGAGTTCACGGCGCAGCGCGGGACGGCGTTCGCGTCGCACCAGTACGACACGGACCCCTTCTACGAGGAGATGCGGCGGCGCCTCCAGCTCGACTTCTCCAAGAGCCAGCTCGTGGAGAAGCTCCGCCGCCTCAAGCGCAAGTACCGCAACTGCGTcgaccgcctccgcgccaccGGACAGTCCTTCTCCTTCCGCTCGCCGCACGAGCAGGCCATCTTCGAGATCGCGCGCGGCATCTGGCGCCCGAGCTCCGACAAGCACGGCCGCGACCCAtccgccgccgactccgacgacgacgcggtccccgacgccgcggccgtcgccgtccccgcgcCGGCCAACGGGGAGGTCaagtccccttcctcctcgagAGCgcagcgccgcggccgccgcaggCGCACGGCCGACGTCAACGCCGCCGACGCATCCGAGGCGCCGCAGCCTTACCCGCaggtgccggcgccggcgccgggtcCGGGACCTGTCAAGGCGGAGGAcgcgctcccgctcccgcacTTCTTCCCCCAGGGGGGAGCGGGAGCGGTCactcccaccgccgccgcgcacgccCACGGCGTGGatcccgccgcggcggcgaacgcggaGGGCGGCATCCTGGCGCCGCTGTTCAAGGAGATGGTCCGCGCGATGCTGACCGCCgggatggcgccgccgctgggcGTGCCGGAGCCGCCGGCGCTGGGGATCCCGATGGAAGGGGAGAAGTGGAGGCAGCAGCGGATCCTGGAGCTGGAGGTGTACCTCCGGCGCATCGACCTGCTGCAGGACCAGGTGAGGTCGGCGCTGGAGGAGCTCAagtcgacgccggcgacgcagTGA
- the LOC102701151 gene encoding protein DMP2, producing MEMAAPRSRSSSSVSVADRALRGVADLIKLLPSGTVFMFQFLSPLVTNNGHCAAYNKALSGALLALCGGFCAFSSFTDSYVGSDGRVYYGVVTARGLRTFASDPDAAGRDLSGYRLRAGDFVHAALSLLVFATIALLDADTVACLYPALEVSERTMMAVLPPVVGGVASYAFMVFPNNRHGIGYQPTRATEDFQRKN from the coding sequence ATGGAGATGGCGGCGCCGAGgtcgaggtcgtcgtcgtcggtgagcGTGGCGGACAGGGCGCTGCGCGGGGTGGCGGACCTGATCAAGCTGCTGCCGAGCGGGACGGTGTTCATGTTCCAGTTCCTGAGCCCGCTGGTGACCAACAACGGCCACTGCGCCGCCTACAACAAGGCGCTCAGCGGCGCGCTGCTGGCGCTCTGCGGCGGCTTCTgcgccttctcctccttcaCCGACAGCTACGTCGGCTCCGACGGCCGCGTCTACTACGGCGTCGTCACCGCCCGGGGGCTCCGCACCTTCGCCTCCGAcccggacgccgccggccgcgaccTGTCGGGCTACAGGCTCCGCGCCGGCGACTTCGTCCACGCCGCGCTGTCGCTGCTCGTGTTCGCCACCATCGCGCTGCTCGACGCCGACACCGTCGCCTGCCTCTACCCGGCGCTGGAGGTCAGCGAGCGCACCATGATGGCCGTGCTCCCGcccgtcgtcggcggcgtcgccagCTACGCCTTCATGGTCTTCCCCAACAACCGCCACGGCATCGGCTACCAACCCACGCGCGCCACCGAGGACTTCCAGCGCAAGAACTAG